The nucleotide window GCCCTGGTACGCCACCAACGGCGACATCTGGACCCGCTTCCCGCTCCGTGAGATGGCCGCCTTCCACCACGAGCGTGACGCCGAGGCCACCCTCGCGCTGGCCCGCCCCCACATCCCCTGGGGTGCCGTGGAGACCGACGCGTTCGGGCATGTCCTGGACTTCATCGAGTCGCCGCCGTCGCCGTATCTCATCAACGCCGGCGTGTACGTGTTCTCCGCCGCCTTCACGGACCTGCTCCCCACCCGCGGCGACCACGAGCGCACCACCTTCCCGCGCCTCGCCCGCGAACGCCGGCTGGCCGGTTTCCCGCTCCCGCAGGGTGCCTACTGGCGCGCGATCGACACCGCCAAGGACCTCACCGAGGCCGCCAAGGAGCTGAGCGCGCACGGGCGTTGAGGCAGCG belongs to Streptomyces sp. NBC_01454 and includes:
- a CDS encoding nucleotidyltransferase family protein, whose translation is MTGAQHPHPTQAVVLAGGQGSRLRPYTDDRPKPMVEIPGTGTPIIGHQLNWLAEEGVTDVVVSCGHLAGVLQDWLADAPLPLRVTTVVETEPLGRGGGLKYAAGSLPRPDEPWYATNGDIWTRFPLREMAAFHHERDAEATLALARPHIPWGAVETDAFGHVLDFIESPPSPYLINAGVYVFSAAFTDLLPTRGDHERTTFPRLARERRLAGFPLPQGAYWRAIDTAKDLTEAAKELSAHGR